Genomic segment of Fibrobacter sp. UWH6:
TTGCTTGTACTTCTGGAAATGTTCCGAAGCGATGTGCTTTTTGTAGGCATCCTGGCTAGCGTAGATTTCAAGAATGTAGAGAGCGTTCTTGTCGCGCTTGAGACCCATGGGGTACATGCAGATAACGCCCGGTTCCGTACGCATGCTGGTGGCTCCGACTTCAAGAGCCATGGCCATGTACTGGTCGTGATATTCCGGGTGAATCTCAATGTAGGACAGGCGAACGATGCGGTCGCTTTCAAAGGGCTGTTTTTTCACTTGACTAGTCTTTGCCATAGCCATTCCTGAAGCTAAAAGAAGTACGAAGAAAAATAGAAGTTTTTTCATATTCTCAAAATTCCTTTTTCAACCAGTCGGCGATTTTGGTTTCGCGGCTAGAGAAATCAGCAGCCTTTATAGAAAGGCTTGCGGTGAAGTTATTGCCAGGAAGCAAGCGCCTGGCGTCGGCTTCTACGCCGCTGATTCCGCTGGAATGGCTGCTAACAATGAGTCCCACTTTTTTATTTGCAAGTTCCTTGCTGTTCTTGAAAAGATAGGTCTGCATGGGGGCGGCCATTTGGCTCCACCAGAGAGG
This window contains:
- a CDS encoding putative quinol monooxygenase — protein: MAKTSQVKKQPFESDRIVRLSYIEIHPEYHDQYMAMALEVGATSMRTEPGVICMYPMGLKRDKNALYILEIYASQDAYKKHIASEHFQKYKQGTLHMVKHLDLIDTDPLNPLMSISSEIADK